The Primulina eburnea isolate SZY01 chromosome 6, ASM2296580v1, whole genome shotgun sequence genome contains a region encoding:
- the LOC140833991 gene encoding probably inactive leucine-rich repeat receptor-like protein kinase At5g48380 → MVAPLSEFKFFCFQARITLVIISIWLILTESICFAAESDVECLKSIKDSLEDPLNYLRYSWNFTNNTTNGYICKFNGIECWHEADNKVLNIKLVDMGLKGEFPQGIVNCSSLTGLYLSNNNIYGNIPNNISNLTTYLTTLDLSSNQLSGGIPEDLAKCQYLNVIELDNNQLSGEIPPQISLLNRIKIFSVANNKLTGPVPRFINATITAESYAGNAGLCGGPLRPCDVSKKTRVPAIVGAAVGGMVIAALGVGIGMFIYLRKVSRTKKDEDLLGNKWARSIKGTKHTKLKMFDKEVSKMNLRDLMKATNDFSKENIIGSGRTGTMYKAELEDGTSLMVKRLQDTQHSEKEFMSEMATLGSVKHRNLVPLLGFCTTKKERLLVYKNMPNGNLHDKLHDVTDGGKVIDWPPRLKIAIGAAKGFAWLHHTCNPRIIHRNISSKCILLDVDYEPKISDFGLARLMNPIESHLSTFVNGDFGELGYVAPEYTRTLTATPKGDVYSFGVVLLQLVTREKPNFVKRAPESFKGNLVEWISQLSSTSTIQDSIDTALKGKGYDNELLQFLKVACNCVRPGPKERPTMFEVYQLLRAIGQKYNFTTEDDVLALSDFGDTEQLVELIVARDA, encoded by the exons TTGATCTTAACCGAATCAATCTGCTTTGCCGCTGAAAGTGACGTGGAATGTCTCAAATCCATTAAAGATTCTTTGGAAGACCCACTCAACTACTTGAGATATTCATGGAATTTCACTAACAATACTACTAATGGATATATCTGTAAGTTTAATGGCATTGAGTGCTGGCACGAAGCTGACAATAAGGTCCTAAATATCAAGCTTGTGGACATGGGACTTAAGGGAGAGTTTCCTCAAGGAATTGTTAATTGCTCATCGTTGACTGGCTTATATCTTTCGAACAACAATATCTATGGCAACATTCCAAATAATATCTCAAACTTAACTACGTATTTGACGACACTCGACCTATCATCCAATCAATTATCGGGAGGGATCCCAGAGGATCTTGCCAAATGCCAATACTTGAATGTTATTGAACTCGACAACAATCAATTGAGCGGTGAAATCCCTCCTCAGATCAGCCTACTTAACCGAATCAAGATTTTTTCGGTGGCAAACAACAAATTGACTGGTCCTGTTCCAAGATTtatcaatgcaactattacagcTGAGAGCTACGCAGGTAATGCGGGACTGTGTGGTGGTCCTTTGCGCCCGTGTGATGTTTCAAAGAAAACCCGTGTTCCGGCAATTGTCGGGGCAGCTGTTGGTGGTATGGTTATTGCAGCTTTAGGTGTAGGAATCGGCATGTTTATCTATTTGCGTAAAGTCTCGAGAACAAAGAAGGATGAAGATCTTCTGGGCAACAAATGGGCAAGGAGTATCAAGGGTACCAAACACACTAAG CTTAAAATGTTTGACAAAGAGGTGTCTAAGATGAACTTAAGAGATCTCATGAAGGCCACTAATGACTTCAGCAAAGAAAACATTATCGGGTCGGGAAGAACTGGAACGATGTACAAAGCAGAACTTGAAGATGGAACCTCTCTTATGGTGAAGAGATTGCAGGATACTCAACACTCAGAAAAagaatttatgtctgaaatGGCTACTCTAGGAAGCGTGAAACACCGCAACTTGGTTCCACTTCTTGGTTTTTGTACGACTAAGAAGGAAAGACTCCTAGTCTATAAGAACATGCCGAATGGGAACCTTCATGATAAGCTGCATGACGTAACCGATGGTGGAAAGGTTATCGACTGGCCTCCCAGGCTCAAAATCGCGATTGGGGCAGCGAAAGGATTCGCTTGGCTCCACCACACTTGTAATCCACGTATAATTCACCGAAATATCAGTTCAAAATGCATACTACTGGACGTGGATtacgagcccaaaatatctgATTTTGGACTTGCTAGGCTCATGAATCccattgaatctcatttgagcaCGTTTGTGAATGGTGATTTCGGGGAGTTGGGGTATGTTGCTCCCGAATATACTAGAACTTTAACAGCCACCCCCAAAGGCGATGTCTATAGTTTTGGGGTCGTGCTTCTGCAGTTGGTAACCAGGGAGAAACCAAATTTTGTCAAAAGAGCCCCCGAAAGTTTCAAGGGGAATCTAGTCGAGTGGATTTCACAACTCTCAAGTACCTCTACGATTCAAGATTCGATCGACACAGCCCTGAAAGGGAAAGGTTATGATAACGAGCTTCTCCAGTTTCTCAAGGTCGCCTGTAATTGTGTGCGTCCAGGTCCGAAAGAGAGGCCTACGATGTTCGAAGTTTACCAGCTTTTGAGAGCTATTGGACAGAAGTACAATTTCACAACGGAAGATGATGTTTTGGCCCTATCTGACTTTGGGGATACTGAACAACTTGTGGAACTCATAGTTGCTCGAGATGCATGA